The Myxococcota bacterium genome has a segment encoding these proteins:
- a CDS encoding NADH-quinone oxidoreductase subunit N, with translation MGDAGALASFGFDPSLLAPVGFAAAGALFVLLGEVWLARGGRRPTAGPTLAFVAVVALALAALTAASSFASGVDALVAPARPMLRVDALASFACAAIAVASIVAIWLTRNYLAALDIDEGELYALLLLSVAGAFVTVQAVDLVALFMGIELMSLPAYALAGFDRRRLASNESGLKYFLVGSFASAVLLYGMALLYGATGATSFEGVRAGFAGTNALALGGLALVLAGFAFKIAAVPFHQWAPDVYEGAPTPVTAFMATAVKIAGVVALLRFAGTVIPGPGEVPGLGDDVRRVFAVLAVATLVVGNAMALLQTNLKRMLAYSSVGHVGFALVGLAVGGATADAAVLFYLVAYALASAGALGVVASLAHGGRERDRIDDLAGLAHARPGLAAVLALFLLSLAGIPGTAGFWAKLYVLAAAVGDGHLVLALAGVLTTAASLWFYLRPMVAMYMRDPVDGDPGEIDFMPTLALAVCAIATLWLGLFPTADPLFGVLDPSAIARAAAEAIGR, from the coding sequence GTGGGCGACGCGGGGGCACTCGCGAGCTTCGGCTTCGACCCGAGCCTGCTGGCGCCGGTCGGATTCGCGGCGGCCGGCGCGCTCTTCGTGCTGCTCGGCGAGGTGTGGCTCGCGCGCGGCGGCCGCCGCCCGACGGCGGGGCCGACGCTCGCGTTCGTCGCCGTCGTCGCGCTCGCGCTCGCCGCGCTCACGGCGGCGTCGTCGTTCGCGAGCGGCGTGGACGCGCTCGTCGCTCCCGCGCGCCCGATGCTCCGCGTCGACGCGCTCGCGAGCTTCGCGTGCGCGGCGATCGCCGTGGCCTCGATCGTCGCCATCTGGCTCACGCGCAACTACCTCGCGGCGCTCGACATCGACGAGGGCGAGCTCTACGCGTTGCTCCTGCTCTCGGTCGCCGGCGCGTTCGTCACGGTGCAGGCCGTCGACCTCGTCGCGCTCTTCATGGGCATCGAGCTCATGAGCCTCCCCGCGTACGCGCTCGCGGGCTTCGACCGCCGGCGCCTCGCGTCGAACGAGTCGGGCCTCAAGTACTTCCTCGTCGGGTCGTTCGCCTCCGCCGTGCTGCTCTACGGCATGGCGCTGCTGTACGGCGCCACCGGCGCGACGTCGTTCGAGGGCGTGCGCGCGGGCTTCGCGGGGACGAACGCGCTCGCGCTCGGCGGGCTCGCGCTCGTGCTCGCGGGCTTCGCGTTCAAGATCGCGGCCGTGCCGTTCCACCAGTGGGCGCCCGACGTCTACGAGGGCGCGCCGACGCCGGTGACCGCGTTCATGGCGACGGCGGTCAAGATCGCGGGCGTCGTCGCGCTGCTCCGCTTCGCGGGTACGGTGATCCCCGGCCCGGGAGAGGTCCCCGGGCTCGGCGACGACGTGCGGCGCGTCTTCGCGGTGCTCGCCGTCGCGACGCTCGTCGTCGGCAACGCGATGGCGCTCCTGCAGACGAACCTGAAGCGCATGCTCGCGTACTCGAGCGTCGGACACGTGGGCTTCGCGCTCGTCGGGCTCGCGGTCGGCGGCGCGACCGCCGACGCGGCCGTGCTCTTCTACCTCGTCGCCTACGCGCTCGCGAGCGCGGGCGCGCTCGGCGTCGTCGCCTCGCTCGCGCACGGCGGGCGCGAGCGCGACCGCATCGACGACCTCGCCGGCCTCGCGCACGCGCGCCCCGGCCTCGCCGCCGTGCTCGCGCTGTTCCTGCTCTCGCTCGCGGGCATCCCGGGCACCGCCGGCTTCTGGGCCAAGCTCTACGTGCTGGCTGCGGCCGTCGGCGACGGGCACCTCGTGCTCGCGCTGGCGGGCGTCCTCACGACGGCGGCGTCGCTGTGGTTCTACCTGCGGCCGATGGTCGCGATGTACATGCGCGATCCGGTCGACGGCGACCCGGGCGAGATCGACTTCATGCCGACGCTCGCGCTCGCCGTGTGCGCGATCGCGACGCTCTGGCTCGGCCTCTTCCCCACCGCCGACCCGCTCTTCGGCGTCCTCGACCCGAGCGCGATCGCGCGCGCGGCGGCGGAGGCGATCGGACGCTAG
- the serS gene encoding serine--tRNA ligase, with protein MLDPRSLEARRNEIAECIRKRGVTADVDIAIDAQRRVAALTTEVNDANRERNEHQKAGQRKLAPDEREAHNALGRRIKERIAELEAQLREAQGLLDEAARTLPNLLHPDVPEGGEDDFVVLATWGEPTKFDFPPLDHLELGARHDLFDFDGAAKVTGAKFYYLKNAAVLLDLALQRFALDRAIAAGFAPVATPDLARPAILEGIGFNPRGEETQVYSVAGHDLCLVGTAEITLGGLQADRVIDEEELPIKHAGISHCFRTEAGAAGRESKGLYRVHQFTKVELFVTCRPEDSDALHDEMRAIEEGIFRDLEIPYRVIDVASGDLGAPAYRKFDIEAWMPGRGEGGGYGEVTSTSNCTDYQARRLKARFKRKGGKKTELVHTLNGTAVAIARTLIPLLENHQQADGSIRIPAALRPYVGRDVLSPR; from the coding sequence ATGCTCGACCCCCGAAGCCTCGAGGCGCGCCGCAACGAGATCGCGGAGTGCATCCGCAAGCGCGGCGTCACCGCGGACGTCGACATCGCGATCGACGCGCAGCGCCGCGTGGCCGCGCTCACCACCGAGGTGAACGACGCGAACCGCGAGCGCAACGAGCACCAGAAGGCGGGGCAGCGCAAGCTCGCGCCCGACGAGCGCGAGGCGCACAACGCGCTCGGCCGGCGCATCAAGGAGCGCATCGCGGAGCTCGAAGCGCAGCTGCGCGAGGCGCAGGGGCTGCTCGACGAGGCCGCGCGCACGCTGCCGAACCTCCTGCACCCCGACGTGCCGGAGGGCGGCGAGGACGACTTCGTCGTGCTCGCGACCTGGGGCGAGCCCACGAAGTTCGACTTCCCGCCGCTCGACCACCTCGAGCTCGGCGCGCGCCACGACCTCTTCGACTTCGACGGCGCCGCGAAGGTGACGGGCGCGAAGTTCTACTACCTGAAGAACGCGGCCGTGCTGCTCGACCTCGCGCTCCAACGCTTCGCGCTCGATCGCGCGATCGCGGCCGGCTTCGCGCCCGTCGCGACGCCGGACCTCGCGCGGCCCGCCATCCTCGAGGGCATCGGCTTCAATCCGCGCGGCGAGGAGACGCAGGTCTACTCGGTCGCCGGCCACGACCTGTGCCTCGTCGGCACCGCCGAGATCACGCTCGGCGGCCTGCAGGCCGACCGCGTGATCGACGAGGAGGAGCTGCCCATCAAGCACGCGGGCATCTCGCACTGCTTCCGCACCGAGGCGGGCGCGGCGGGCCGCGAGAGCAAGGGCCTCTATCGCGTCCACCAGTTCACGAAGGTCGAGCTCTTCGTCACCTGCCGCCCCGAGGACTCGGACGCGCTGCACGACGAGATGCGCGCGATCGAGGAGGGGATCTTCCGCGACCTCGAGATCCCGTACCGCGTGATCGACGTGGCGAGTGGCGACCTCGGCGCGCCCGCCTACCGCAAGTTCGACATCGAGGCGTGGATGCCCGGACGCGGCGAGGGCGGCGGCTACGGCGAGGTGACGAGCACCTCGAACTGCACCGACTACCAGGCGCGCCGCCTGAAGGCGCGCTTCAAGCGCAAGGGCGGCAAGAAGACCGAGCTCGTGCACACGCTGAACGGCACCGCCGTCGCGATCGCGCGCACGCTCATCCCGCTGCTCGAGAACCACCAGCAGGCGGACGGCTCGATCCGCATCCCGGCAGCGCTGCGCCCGTACGTCGGACGCGATGTCCTCTCGCCCCGCTAG
- the selB gene encoding selenocysteine-specific translation elongation factor, whose translation MSSRPASGGAHRTSPRGALVLGTAGHIDHGKTALVRALTGVDCDRLPEEKRRGITIELGFAPLDLGEDVGRLSVVDVPGHERFVRTMVAGAAGIDFVLLVVAADEGVMPQTREHAAICRLLGVEHGVVALSKCDLADAEMRALARDDVRELLAPTALAGAPVVACSATTGEGLDALRAALAGCAREARARTPRTGPPRLAIDRAFAAKGFGAVATGTLVGSALEAGTQVEIHPRGLRARVRGLQTHGRDLARAEPGARTAVNLQGVDASALARGDVVSLPGALAPTRALDVRIDWLGPAPARGDAASVELLLGTAERRARIAPIGAPALAPGYAGFARIHVEGDPVVALPGDRFVVRGFARTREHGATLGGGRVVDVAPHLLRRSDPALARELAELDAGDAARALRTRASRAGARGLALAEFARESGLAAEEVEASVRALVAEGAIAPAVEGVVVDAAALEALARALAREVDAHHRREPLRPGLALGTLRSRAPGGASEAAVDAALRALVERGELVVEADLARTPSHAPTLDAATRALVERMRADAAGAGLEASAPREWAATLGVPIERFRDLAAHLEREGALVRAPGDLWFARAAVDALVARVRAHLGAHGEVDTAAYKRLTGTTRRTTVPLMELLDALGVTRRDGDRRVAR comes from the coding sequence ATGTCCTCTCGCCCCGCTAGCGGCGGCGCACACCGAACGAGCCCGCGCGGCGCACTCGTCCTCGGCACCGCCGGCCACATCGACCACGGCAAGACGGCGCTCGTGCGCGCGCTCACGGGCGTCGACTGCGACCGCCTCCCCGAGGAGAAGCGCCGCGGCATCACGATCGAGCTCGGCTTCGCGCCGCTCGACCTCGGCGAGGACGTCGGGCGCCTCTCGGTCGTCGACGTCCCGGGCCACGAGCGGTTCGTGCGCACGATGGTCGCGGGAGCGGCGGGCATCGACTTCGTGCTGCTCGTCGTCGCGGCGGACGAGGGCGTGATGCCGCAGACGCGCGAGCACGCGGCGATCTGCCGGCTGCTCGGCGTCGAGCACGGCGTCGTCGCGCTCTCGAAGTGCGATCTCGCCGACGCCGAGATGCGCGCGCTCGCGCGCGACGACGTGCGCGAGCTGCTCGCGCCGACGGCGCTCGCCGGCGCGCCCGTGGTCGCGTGCTCGGCGACGACCGGCGAGGGGCTCGACGCGCTGCGCGCCGCGCTCGCCGGCTGCGCGCGCGAGGCGCGCGCGCGCACGCCGCGCACCGGGCCGCCGCGCCTCGCCATCGACCGCGCGTTCGCGGCGAAGGGCTTCGGCGCGGTCGCGACGGGCACGCTCGTCGGGAGCGCGCTCGAGGCGGGAACGCAGGTCGAGATCCACCCGCGCGGCCTGCGCGCGCGCGTGCGGGGGCTGCAGACGCACGGCCGCGACCTCGCCCGCGCGGAGCCGGGCGCGCGCACGGCGGTGAACCTGCAGGGCGTCGACGCGAGCGCGCTCGCGCGCGGCGACGTCGTCTCGCTGCCGGGCGCGCTGGCGCCGACGCGCGCGCTCGACGTGCGCATCGACTGGCTCGGCCCCGCGCCCGCGCGCGGCGACGCGGCGTCGGTCGAGCTGCTGCTCGGCACGGCCGAGCGGCGCGCGCGCATCGCGCCGATCGGCGCGCCCGCGCTCGCGCCCGGCTACGCGGGCTTCGCGCGCATCCACGTCGAGGGCGATCCCGTCGTCGCGCTCCCGGGCGACCGCTTCGTCGTGCGCGGCTTCGCGCGCACGCGCGAGCACGGCGCGACGCTCGGCGGCGGGCGCGTCGTCGACGTCGCACCGCACCTGCTCCGCCGCAGCGATCCCGCGCTCGCGCGCGAGCTCGCGGAGCTCGACGCGGGCGACGCCGCGCGCGCGCTCCGCACGCGCGCGAGCCGCGCCGGCGCGCGCGGCCTCGCGCTCGCCGAGTTCGCGCGCGAGTCCGGGCTCGCGGCCGAGGAGGTCGAGGCCTCCGTCCGCGCGCTCGTCGCCGAGGGCGCGATCGCGCCCGCGGTCGAGGGCGTGGTCGTCGACGCCGCCGCGCTCGAGGCGCTCGCGCGCGCGCTCGCGCGCGAAGTCGACGCCCACCACCGGCGCGAGCCGCTCCGCCCCGGCCTCGCGCTCGGCACGCTCCGCTCGCGCGCGCCCGGCGGCGCGTCCGAGGCCGCCGTCGACGCCGCGCTCCGCGCGCTCGTCGAGCGCGGCGAGCTCGTCGTCGAGGCCGACCTCGCGCGCACGCCGTCGCACGCGCCGACGCTCGACGCGGCGACGCGCGCGCTCGTCGAGCGCATGCGCGCGGATGCCGCGGGCGCCGGCCTCGAGGCGAGCGCCCCGCGCGAATGGGCCGCGACGCTCGGCGTGCCGATCGAGCGCTTCCGCGACCTCGCCGCGCACCTCGAGCGCGAGGGCGCGCTCGTGCGCGCCCCGGGCGACCTGTGGTTCGCGCGCGCGGCCGTCGACGCGCTCGTCGCGCGCGTGCGCGCCCACCTCGGCGCGCACGGCGAGGTCGACACCGCGGCGTACAAGCGGCTCACGGGAACGACGCGGCGCACGACGGTGCCGCTGATGGAGCTGCTCGACGCGCTCGGCGTGACGCGGCGCGACGGCGACCGCCGCGTCGCTCGCTAG